The following proteins are co-located in the Solanum pennellii chromosome 8, SPENNV200 genome:
- the LOC107026636 gene encoding gamma-glutamylcyclotransferase 2-1-like, giving the protein MVFWIFGYGSLVWNPGFEYDEKMIGYIKDYKRVFDLACIDHRGTPEHPARTCTLEESKGAICWGAVYCVRGGPEKEKKAMEYLERRECEYDSKTLVDFYTDEDSAQPALTGVIVFTSTPDKENNKYYLGPAPLEEMAWQIATAHGPCGNNREYIFKMEKALYDIDHEDDYIIELANEVRKVLEIVGAGIQKEKELLGSSHIPLKTQTSPVKIFPLPEAPAVAVAADS; this is encoded by the exons ATGGTCTTCTGGATTTTTGGCTATGGCTCCTTGGTATGGAATCCAGGTTTTGAATATGATGAGAAAATGATTGGTTACATTAAGGATTACAAGCGTGTGTTTGATCTTG CTTGCATTGATCATAGAGGTACACCAGAACACCCTGCAAGAACTTGCACATTGGAAGAAAGCAAAGGAGCTATTTGC TGGGGTGCTGTTTATTGTGTGCGAGGAGGACctgaaaaggaaaagaaggcAATGGAG TATCTTGAAAGAAGAGAGTGTGAATACGACAGCAAGACCTTAGTAGACTTCTACACG GATGAAGACTCTGCTCAGCCAGCTTTAACGGGAGTAATAGT GTTTACATCCACTCCTGACAAAGAGAATAATAAGTACTATCTAGGGCCTGCCCCGTTGGAAGAGATGGCCTG GCAAATTGCGACTGCTCATGGTCCCTGTGGAAACAACAGAGAATACATATTCAAAATGGAGAAGGCTCTATACGACATTGATCACGAAGATGATTACATCATAGAGCTTGCAAATGAAGTTCGAAAAGTTCTTGAAATCGTAGGTGCTGGGATTCAGAAGGAGAAGGAGTTACTTGGTTCTTCACACATTCCACTCAAAACCCAAACTTCACCTGTGAAAATCTTTCCCTTACCAGAAGCTCCTGCAGTTGCTGTCGCCGCCGACTCGTGA
- the LOC107028053 gene encoding U-box domain-containing protein 52-like isoform X2 — MWPPPPNMSGERMPLPNKLIAVSIDKDKGSQIALKWTVDHLLARGQTVLLIHVKLKQSANASGQSISSRSNQSSDEGIGNTELDQQTKELFLPFRVFCTRKDIQCYDIVLDDTDVARAVIEYVARTGVEVLIVGASSRGGLLRFKAKDIPGSMLKGAPDFCTVHIISKTGKISSTRAASRSAPFVHPLRHQLMQPASTKFAPFDTSSPSSNNSRSSFPGGPKPVCDPPPSTIQSDTMSFKSPFTHRKGPNGKPYEISLPDTDISYVSSGRPSIDNIYSSLSDSYESGGPTPPRLSGFSDFDSQSFDSTQFGRRSVDTTPPELSLTLLDGDRTSFSQGPGDDIEAEMRRLKQELKQTMELYSSACKEALTAKQKAMELQRWKMEEKRRLEEARLAEEAALALAEREKAKSRAAIEHAEASQRLAELEAQKRISAEMKALKEAEEKNKILNKLSNSDVRYRKYTIEEIESATDYFAQTRKIGEGGYGPVYKCYLDHTPVAVKVLRPDATHGRQQFQQEIEVLSCIRHPNMVLLLGACPEYGCLVYEFMSNGSLDDRLFHRGKTPPLSWQQRFRIASEIATGLLFLHQSKPEPLVHRDLKPGNILLDRNFVSKISDVGLARLVPPSVADSVTQYRMTSTAGTFCYIDPEYQQTGMLGVKSDVYSLGIIFLQILTARSPMGLTHYVERAIEKGTFNEMLDPAIHDWPYDEALRLANLSLQCSELRRKDRPDLGKVVLPELERLRTLAEENTCPSLMYNQNISPNHSQVSLSRDNLSYPNTMPSYESSKSQ; from the exons atgtggCCACCACCACCAAATATGAGTGGAGAAAGAATGCCATtaccaaataaattaatagCAGTGTCAATAGATAAAGATAAAGGAAGCCAAATTGCTTTAAAATGGACTGTTGATCATCTATTAGCCAGAGGACAAACTGTTCTTTTGATTCATGTCAAATTAAAGCAATCTGCTAATGCATCTGGTCAATCCATATCTTCAA GATCAAACCAGAGTTCTGATGAAGGTATAGGAAATACGGAATTGGATCAGCAGACGAAGGAACTGTTTCTTCCTTTCCGAGTATTTTGTACACGAAAAGAT ATACAATGTTATGATATTGTGCTAGACGACACGGATGTAGCCAGAGCAGTCATTGAATATGTGGCTCGAACAGGAGTGGAGgtattgattgttggtgcttcaTCGAGAGGCGGTCTTCTCAG ATTTAAAGCCAAAGACATACCAGGAAGCATGTTAAAAGGGGCTCCTGATTTCTGTACTGTACATATCATCTCCAAAACTGGAAAGATCTCATCTACACGTGCTGCTTCTCGCTCTGCGCCTTTTGTCCATCCACTACGTCACCAGTTGATGCAGCCTGCGAGCACCAAATTTGCTCCTTTTGATACTTCATCACcctcttctaataattcaagAA GTTCATTTCCAGGAGGTCCGAAGCCTGTTTGTGATCCTCCGCCTTCTACAATTCAAAGTGACACGATGAGTTTCAA GTCTCCATTCACTCATAGGAAAGGACCGAACGGAAAGCCATATGAAATCTCTTTGCCAGATACTGATATATCATATGTCAGTTCTGGAAGGCCAAGCATTGATAACATCTATTCTTCATTATCTGATAGCTATGAAAGTGGTGGACCGACCCCTCCTCGGCTTTCAGGTTTTTCAGACTTTGATAGTCAAAGTTTCGATTCCACACAGTTTGGGCGGAGATCCGTGGACACCACTCCACCAGAACTATCACTTACGTTATTGGACGGTGACAGAACATCATTTTCCCAAGGACCAGGA GATGATATAGAAGCAGAAATGAGAAGGCTAAAGCAGGAGCTTAAGCAAACGATGGAATTGTATAGTTCGGCTTGCAAGGAAGCACTTACAGCAAAACAAAAG GCAATGGAACTTCAACGCtggaaaatggaagaaaaacgaAGACTAGAAGAAGCACGTTTAGCTGAGGAAGCTGCATTAGCACTTGCAGAGAGGGAAAAGGCAAAGTCTAGAGCAGCCATAGAGCATGCAGAGGCATCTCAGAGGCTTGCAGAACTAGAAGCTCAGAAGAGAATCAGCGCGGAAATGAAAGCTTTAAAAGAAGCAGAAGAGAAGAATAAGATACTAAATAAACTTTCAAACTCTGATGTCAGGTACAGGAAATATACAATCGAGGAGATCGAATCTGCAACAGACTACTTTGCTCAAACTCGTAAAATTGGAGAAGGAGGCTATGGGCCAGTGTATAAGTGCTACCTGGATCACACGCCTGTTGCAGTTAAGGTCCTCCGTCCTGACGCAACTCATGGACGACAACAGTTTCAACAAGAG ATTGAAGTTTTGAGCTGCATACGGCATCCTAACATGGTGCTTCTTCTAGGAGCCTGTCCCGAATACGGATGCTTAGTATATGAATTTATGTCTAACGGAAGCTTAGATGACCGTTTATTCCATCGAGGAAAGACACCACCACTCTCTTGGCAACAGAGGTTTCGGATTGCTTCTGAAATAGCTACTGGTCTACTTTTCCTACACCAAAGCAAACCAGAACCACTAGTTCATCGTGATCTAAAGCCGGGCAACATTTTGCTTGATCGCAACTTTGTGAGTAAGATAAGTGACGTTGGCTTAGCCCGACTAGTCCCTCCATCAGTAGCGGACAGTGTCACTCAATACAGAATGACATCAACTGCTGGAACGTTCTGCTATATCGATCCTGAATATCAACAGACCGGCATGCTTGGTGTAAAATCTGATGTATACTCCTTAGGAATCATTTTCTTGCAGATACTAACCGCGAGATCACCAATGGGACTGACTCACTATGTTGAAAGAGCAATTGAGAAAGGGACTTTCAACGAAATGCTTGATCCAGCTATTCATGATTGGCCCTACGATGAGGCTTTGCGTCTTGCCAACTTATCGTTACAATGCTCTGAGCTAAGACGAAAAGACAGACCCGATCTTGGCAAAGTCGTGTTGCCAGAGTTAGAAAGATTAAGAACACTTGCTGAAGAAAATACATGTCCATCACTTATGTACAATCAAAATATCTCACCAAATCATAGCCAAGTTTCCCTCTCCCGG GATAACTTAAGCTATCCGAATACAATGCCAAGCTACGAGAGCTCGAAAAGCCAATGA
- the LOC107028994 gene encoding probable plastid-lipid-associated protein 8, chloroplastic, with amino-acid sequence MTTHVVAGTGTTATALIGNLRRRSSPAAQSSSHLPLNSHQNRSNRRRTFSPIYASVSASPAPVIKPDDLVDTILSKVTQTDRGVLLTRDEHKSVAEVVQELQRFCVDEPVKCPLIFGEWDVVYCSNPTSPGGGYRSAFGRLFFKTNEMIQVVEAPDIVRNRVSFSLFGFLDGEVSLKGKLNVLDEKWIQVVFEPPELKVGGLDFQYGGESEVKLEITYIDEKIRLGKGSRGSLFVFQRRKP; translated from the exons ATGACCACTCACGTCGTCGCCGGCACAGGCACTACTGCCACCGCTCTTATTGGAAATCTTCGCCGGAGATCTTCTCCAGCCGCTCAATCAAGTTCGCATCTACCACTTAACTCCCATCAAAACCGCTCTAACCGTCGCCGGACGTTTTCCCCAATCTATGCTTCTGTATCTGCATCTCCGGCGCCGGTTATTAAACCGGATGACCTCGTCGATACCATTCTTTCTAAG GTTACACAAACGGATCGAGGTGTTTTGCTGACAAGGGATGAGCACAAAAGTGTAGCTGAAGTGGTTCAAGAATTGCAACGTTTTTGCGTGGATGAACCTGTGAAATGCCCTCTTATATTCGGAG AATGGGATGTAGTGTACTGTTCAAATCCCACTTCACCTGGGGGTGGCTATCGGAGTGCATTTGGTCGCCTTTTCTTCAAAACGAATGAAATGATTCAAGTTGTTGAAGCCCCTGACATTGTAAGGAACAGAGTTTCCTTTTCGCTTTTTGGTTTCCTTGATGGTGAGGTTTCCTTAAAAG GAAAGTTGAACGTTTTAGATGAAAAATGGATCCAAGTTGTGTTCGAACCGCCTGAACTCAAGGTAGGAGGGTTAGACTTCCAGTATGGTGGTGAGAGTGAAGTTAAACTAGAAATCACATACATTGATGAGAAGATCAGATTGGGAAAAGGCTCAAGAGGTTCCTTGTTTGTGTTTCAAAGACGCAAACCTTGA
- the LOC107028995 gene encoding protein FAM32A-like isoform X2, with protein sequence MICLHHPQSGEMSDYENVVAGKLRLKGKALEVKSNGIKTKKKHKHQYDLVTQVTGGNNPLTTNQLEDDLTTKNDDHLTPAERKYLEQWEKLNIKRLAKEAKKSHRDRIQEFNRYLANLTEHYDIPKVGPG encoded by the exons ATGATCTGTCTTCATCACCCTCAATCAG GTGAGATGTCAGATTACGAAAACGTTGTTGCTGGGAAGTTAAGACTAAAGGGCAAAGCTCTAGAAGTGAAATCTAACGGGATAAAAACGAAAAAGAAGCACAAGCATCAGTATGATCTCGTGACTCAAGTGACAG GCGGAAACAACCCATTGACAACAAACCAGCTCGAGGATGATCTAACTACCAAGAACGACGATCATCTAACACCAGCAGAGAGAAAATACCTCGAGCAGTGGGAGAAATTAAACATCAAACGACTGGCAAAAGAAGCTAAGAAATCCCATCGCGATAGAATTCAAGAATTTAATCGATACCTAGCTAATCTTACTGAGCATTATGACATTCCTAAAGTTGGTCCTGGTTAA
- the LOC107028995 gene encoding protein FAM32A-like isoform X1 produces MICLHHPQSGEMSDYENVVAGKLRLKGKALEVKSNGIKTKKKHKHQYDLVTQVTAGGNNPLTTNQLEDDLTTKNDDHLTPAERKYLEQWEKLNIKRLAKEAKKSHRDRIQEFNRYLANLTEHYDIPKVGPG; encoded by the exons ATGATCTGTCTTCATCACCCTCAATCAG GTGAGATGTCAGATTACGAAAACGTTGTTGCTGGGAAGTTAAGACTAAAGGGCAAAGCTCTAGAAGTGAAATCTAACGGGATAAAAACGAAAAAGAAGCACAAGCATCAGTATGATCTCGTGACTCAAGTGACAG CAGGCGGAAACAACCCATTGACAACAAACCAGCTCGAGGATGATCTAACTACCAAGAACGACGATCATCTAACACCAGCAGAGAGAAAATACCTCGAGCAGTGGGAGAAATTAAACATCAAACGACTGGCAAAAGAAGCTAAGAAATCCCATCGCGATAGAATTCAAGAATTTAATCGATACCTAGCTAATCTTACTGAGCATTATGACATTCCTAAAGTTGGTCCTGGTTAA
- the LOC107026903 gene encoding pentatricopeptide repeat-containing protein At2g36240: MGFRRFLKAIPKPTASDRTSLLPLAVRTIDSSMCSTNNLTPVAQNQLNQLIETHLKPSFNAKDFLSFLKNRVHYHPILTNLDFYLFNYAASVDSFRHDHTTFEWMVRTLATTHRLQFLTTLLQFISSNPCPCADGIFSCPKTEPIFRFAINAYCKAGRFDDALLAFDTMRRLIDGKPDVAVCNIIIHGFVKFKHFDKAQEFYHRMIGDRVKPDVITFNTLISGYCKNSQLGSALQMFKEMKTHGCAPNVVSFNTLIKWFLLDGKIEEGIGMAFEMTEMEWEISAVTCEILVDGLCRKGMVLKACDLLVDFSRKGVLPRTFDYFGLVERLCGEENVARAIELVHELWRNGNSPSLIACTTLIEGLRRTRKIDEAYEIMEKMLQECMLPDSVTFNCLLSDMCEAGRAKEANKMRLLGLNKGLDPDTVTYNILVSGFKREGKKKESEALVEEMLDLGFIPDIATYNRLINGETKSKR, from the coding sequence ATGGGATTTCGGAGATTTCTCAAAGCCATTCCTAAACCAACAGCTTCTGATCGGACTTCATTGCTACCTCTTGCTGTAAGAACGATAGATTCTTCAATGTGTAGCACTAACAACCTCACACCTGTTGCCCAAAACCAACTGAATCAACTCATCGAAACCCACCTCAAACCCTCTTTCAATGCCAAAGATTTCCTCTCTTTTCTCAAGAACCGTGTCCATTACCACCCTATCCTAACTAACCTTGACTTCTACCTCTTCAACTATGCTGCTTCTGTCGATTCGTTCCGCCATGATCACACCACTTTTGAGTGGATGGTCCGCACTCTTGCCACCACACACCGCCTCCAGTTTCTTACTACTCTCCTCcaatttatttcttctaatCCCTGCCCGTGTGCTGATGGTATTTTCTCTTGCCCCAAAACTGAACCAATTTTTCGTTTTGCCATTAATGCTTATTGCAAGGCTGGTAGATTTGATGATGCTTTGTTAGCTTTTGACACAATGAGAAGATTGATTGATGGGAAGCCTGATGTTGCTGTTTGCAATATAATAATTCATGGATTTGTGAAGTTTAAGCATTTTGATAAGGCTCAGGAGTTTTACCATAGGATGATTGGAGATCGAGTAAAGCCTGATGTAATTACATTCAATACTTTGATTTCTGGGTACTGTAAGAACTCGCAACTGGGCTCGGCTTTACAAATGTTTAAGGAGATGAAAACTCATGGATGTGCTCCAAATGTAGTTAGTTTCAATACTTTAATTAAATGGTTTCTTTTGGATGGTAAGATTGAGGAGGGGATTGGGATGGCCTTTGAGATGACTGAGATGGAATGGGAGATTTCAGCAGTGACTTGTGAGATTTTGGTTGATGGGCTTTGCAGGAAAGGAATGGTGTTGAAAGCGTGTGATTTATTGGTTGACTTTTCAAGGAAAGGGGTGCTGCCAAGAACATTTGATTATTTTGGGTTAGTTGAGAGGCTTTGTGGGGAAGAGAATGTGGCCAGAGCAATAGAATTGGTGCATGAGTTATGGAGGAATGGGAATTCTCCAAGCTTGATCGCTTGTACGACCTTAATTGAAGGTTTAAGGAGAACAAGAAAGATTGATGAAGCATATGAAATTATGGAGAAAATGCTGCAGGAATGTATGCTTCCGGATAGTGTAACGTTTAATTGTCTTCTTAGTGACATGTGTGAAGCAGGAAGAGCGAAGGAAGCAAATAAGATGAGGTTATTGGGTTTAAACAAGGGCTTGGATCCTGATACTGTGACATATAATATTTTGGTATCAGGTTTTAAGAGGGAGGGTAAAAAGAAGGAATCGGAAGCTTTGGTGGAAGAGATGTTGGATTTGGGGTTTATACCTGATATTGCTACTTATAACAGGTTGATCAATGGAGAAACTAAATCAAAACGTTAA
- the LOC107028053 gene encoding U-box domain-containing protein 52-like isoform X1, protein MWPPPPNMSGERMPLPNKLIAVSIDKDKGSQIALKWTVDHLLARGQTVLLIHVKLKQSANASGQSISSICMDLDYPMEYLLLPTNTGSNQSSDEGIGNTELDQQTKELFLPFRVFCTRKDIQCYDIVLDDTDVARAVIEYVARTGVEVLIVGASSRGGLLRFKAKDIPGSMLKGAPDFCTVHIISKTGKISSTRAASRSAPFVHPLRHQLMQPASTKFAPFDTSSPSSNNSRSSFPGGPKPVCDPPPSTIQSDTMSFKSPFTHRKGPNGKPYEISLPDTDISYVSSGRPSIDNIYSSLSDSYESGGPTPPRLSGFSDFDSQSFDSTQFGRRSVDTTPPELSLTLLDGDRTSFSQGPGDDIEAEMRRLKQELKQTMELYSSACKEALTAKQKAMELQRWKMEEKRRLEEARLAEEAALALAEREKAKSRAAIEHAEASQRLAELEAQKRISAEMKALKEAEEKNKILNKLSNSDVRYRKYTIEEIESATDYFAQTRKIGEGGYGPVYKCYLDHTPVAVKVLRPDATHGRQQFQQEIEVLSCIRHPNMVLLLGACPEYGCLVYEFMSNGSLDDRLFHRGKTPPLSWQQRFRIASEIATGLLFLHQSKPEPLVHRDLKPGNILLDRNFVSKISDVGLARLVPPSVADSVTQYRMTSTAGTFCYIDPEYQQTGMLGVKSDVYSLGIIFLQILTARSPMGLTHYVERAIEKGTFNEMLDPAIHDWPYDEALRLANLSLQCSELRRKDRPDLGKVVLPELERLRTLAEENTCPSLMYNQNISPNHSQVSLSRDNLSYPNTMPSYESSKSQ, encoded by the exons atgtggCCACCACCACCAAATATGAGTGGAGAAAGAATGCCATtaccaaataaattaatagCAGTGTCAATAGATAAAGATAAAGGAAGCCAAATTGCTTTAAAATGGACTGTTGATCATCTATTAGCCAGAGGACAAACTGTTCTTTTGATTCATGTCAAATTAAAGCAATCTGCTAATGCATCTGGTCAATCCATATCTTCAA TTTGCATGGACCTCGATTATCCCATGGAATACCTACTACTTCCTACCAACACAG GATCAAACCAGAGTTCTGATGAAGGTATAGGAAATACGGAATTGGATCAGCAGACGAAGGAACTGTTTCTTCCTTTCCGAGTATTTTGTACACGAAAAGAT ATACAATGTTATGATATTGTGCTAGACGACACGGATGTAGCCAGAGCAGTCATTGAATATGTGGCTCGAACAGGAGTGGAGgtattgattgttggtgcttcaTCGAGAGGCGGTCTTCTCAG ATTTAAAGCCAAAGACATACCAGGAAGCATGTTAAAAGGGGCTCCTGATTTCTGTACTGTACATATCATCTCCAAAACTGGAAAGATCTCATCTACACGTGCTGCTTCTCGCTCTGCGCCTTTTGTCCATCCACTACGTCACCAGTTGATGCAGCCTGCGAGCACCAAATTTGCTCCTTTTGATACTTCATCACcctcttctaataattcaagAA GTTCATTTCCAGGAGGTCCGAAGCCTGTTTGTGATCCTCCGCCTTCTACAATTCAAAGTGACACGATGAGTTTCAA GTCTCCATTCACTCATAGGAAAGGACCGAACGGAAAGCCATATGAAATCTCTTTGCCAGATACTGATATATCATATGTCAGTTCTGGAAGGCCAAGCATTGATAACATCTATTCTTCATTATCTGATAGCTATGAAAGTGGTGGACCGACCCCTCCTCGGCTTTCAGGTTTTTCAGACTTTGATAGTCAAAGTTTCGATTCCACACAGTTTGGGCGGAGATCCGTGGACACCACTCCACCAGAACTATCACTTACGTTATTGGACGGTGACAGAACATCATTTTCCCAAGGACCAGGA GATGATATAGAAGCAGAAATGAGAAGGCTAAAGCAGGAGCTTAAGCAAACGATGGAATTGTATAGTTCGGCTTGCAAGGAAGCACTTACAGCAAAACAAAAG GCAATGGAACTTCAACGCtggaaaatggaagaaaaacgaAGACTAGAAGAAGCACGTTTAGCTGAGGAAGCTGCATTAGCACTTGCAGAGAGGGAAAAGGCAAAGTCTAGAGCAGCCATAGAGCATGCAGAGGCATCTCAGAGGCTTGCAGAACTAGAAGCTCAGAAGAGAATCAGCGCGGAAATGAAAGCTTTAAAAGAAGCAGAAGAGAAGAATAAGATACTAAATAAACTTTCAAACTCTGATGTCAGGTACAGGAAATATACAATCGAGGAGATCGAATCTGCAACAGACTACTTTGCTCAAACTCGTAAAATTGGAGAAGGAGGCTATGGGCCAGTGTATAAGTGCTACCTGGATCACACGCCTGTTGCAGTTAAGGTCCTCCGTCCTGACGCAACTCATGGACGACAACAGTTTCAACAAGAG ATTGAAGTTTTGAGCTGCATACGGCATCCTAACATGGTGCTTCTTCTAGGAGCCTGTCCCGAATACGGATGCTTAGTATATGAATTTATGTCTAACGGAAGCTTAGATGACCGTTTATTCCATCGAGGAAAGACACCACCACTCTCTTGGCAACAGAGGTTTCGGATTGCTTCTGAAATAGCTACTGGTCTACTTTTCCTACACCAAAGCAAACCAGAACCACTAGTTCATCGTGATCTAAAGCCGGGCAACATTTTGCTTGATCGCAACTTTGTGAGTAAGATAAGTGACGTTGGCTTAGCCCGACTAGTCCCTCCATCAGTAGCGGACAGTGTCACTCAATACAGAATGACATCAACTGCTGGAACGTTCTGCTATATCGATCCTGAATATCAACAGACCGGCATGCTTGGTGTAAAATCTGATGTATACTCCTTAGGAATCATTTTCTTGCAGATACTAACCGCGAGATCACCAATGGGACTGACTCACTATGTTGAAAGAGCAATTGAGAAAGGGACTTTCAACGAAATGCTTGATCCAGCTATTCATGATTGGCCCTACGATGAGGCTTTGCGTCTTGCCAACTTATCGTTACAATGCTCTGAGCTAAGACGAAAAGACAGACCCGATCTTGGCAAAGTCGTGTTGCCAGAGTTAGAAAGATTAAGAACACTTGCTGAAGAAAATACATGTCCATCACTTATGTACAATCAAAATATCTCACCAAATCATAGCCAAGTTTCCCTCTCCCGG GATAACTTAAGCTATCCGAATACAATGCCAAGCTACGAGAGCTCGAAAAGCCAATGA